The segment GCAGCGCTACCGCACGGCGGGCGAGGCGATCACGGATCTCGCGGCCGCGCTCGGCGTGGTCGAGGGGCCCGCGCTCGCGCTCGAAGTGACGGAGATCCTGCAGAGGTCGCAGGCCCAAGAGGGCGCCGCGAAGCACACGGTCGTCGGCGCGCCGATGCACCTCGCGCAGAGCGACCCGGGCCCGCGCCCCGTCTTCGCGAGCACGCCCGGGCCGCAGAACCCGATGGCCGTGACCCCGATGGGCGCTGCGCCGCTCTCTTCGCAAGCCGCCATGGGCGCGACCGTGCTCGCCGCTTCGACGGCCGTGCCGATGCCGTCCGCGTCGAGCACGCAAGGCAGCTCGGGCAGCAAGGCCCCGATGTTCGCCGGCATCGCCGTGGTGGTGCTCGCGATCTTCGGCGCGGCCGTGTTTCTCGGGGCGCGGAGCGGCGGGGGTGATTCGAAAGGCTCTGCGGCCCCCGCCGTCGAACCGGCGCCCTTGCCCCTGCCCACGGCGACGGCGAAGGCGCCCGTGACCGCCGATCCGCCGACGACCGTCGAGCCCGTCGTCGCTGCCACGGCCGAGCCCACGGCCGAGCCCACGGCCGAGCCCGAGGCCGCGCGGCCTGCCGTCTCCGCGAAGCCCACCGCGCCCGTTTCCACCGCCACTTCGGTCCCCCCGAAGACGGCGCCGACGACAACCACCAAGAAGAAGCCGAACGATGACGACCTCATGTCCGGCCGCCGCTGAACCTTCGCGGCGGCGCCCCTTGCGCTTCATCGCCCCCGTCCTGCTCGGCGCGGCGATCTCCATCGCTCAGGCCCCGGCGCTCGCCAGTGATCCGGCCGCGGCCGAGGCCCTGTTCCAGGTGGCCAAGGGCCTGATGGAGAAGAAAAACTACGCCGAAGCCTGCCCCAAATTCGAGGCGAGTTACAAGCTCGACCCGGCCATCGGCACGAAGCTGAACCTGGCCGATTGCCTGGAGAAACAGGGGCAGCTCGCGAAGGCCTGGGTCGCGTGGGGCGAGGCGCGGGATCAGGCCAAGCGCGAGGGCGACAAACCGCGCGAGGACCTCGCCACGCGCCGGCAAAAAGAGGTCGATCCGCGGGTGCCGCGGCTCTCGGTGCAGGTGAAGGGCAGCGTCGAGGGGCTCGTGGTCTACCGCGACGAGGTGAAGCTCGAGCCCGTCACGTTCGGCGTGCCCCTGCCGGTCGACCCGGGCAAACACGTGGTGACGCTCCGGCGCGGCAAGGACGTGCTCAAGGAAGAGAGCGTCGAATCGAAGGAGAAAGGCAAGGACGAGGTCACGCTCGACGCGACCGACGTCCCGCCGCCGACGCCCGAGCAGATCGCGGAGGCGAACGCGCAGGCGCAAATGGGCCGGCCGGACAAACCCAAACCTCGGCCCACGACGGTCCGCCGCAGCACGGGCATGCTCGTCGGCGGGATCATCCTCGGCGTCGTCGGCGGGTTCGTCACGATCGGAGGGCTCGTCGGGGCCGGCGCCGGCGGCGACGGCGTCGCGTGGGGGGTCACGGGCTTCGGCGCCTTGATGCTCGGCGGCGGCATCACGATGGGCGTCATCGGCAACCAGAGGGTCAAGCGCCAGCCCGAGGTGACGTACACGCCGCAGGTCTTCCTCGGGCCGGGCTCGGTCATGGTGCGGGGGCAATTCTGACGATTGGAGGGGGCGCAATACGACGCTGGGGCTCGGCCTGACCGGCCGCATTCCTGCCTCCGTCGGCCTCGCGATTGCATTCCTCCGCTGAAACTTCCGCGGCGTCTCCGTCGAGGCCGCCTGCGCCCGTTCCCGGCGGCCAGCCCCGTCCGCGGCCTCGTGTGCTCGTTTTGAGAGGCTCTCGCTCGAAGGATGAGCGAAAAGGACTTGCGACCACGCGACGCGATCCAAACATTCGCTGGCAATGGTCGCCCTAGCTCCGTCCACGGTAGAGCCCGGCCCCGATTCCTCCGCCCAAGACGACGAAGAAGCCACGCAGCCGAGGCTGCGCGCCGTCTCGACGCCGCCGCCCGAATCGGCCGTCCGCAAGGTCGCGCCGCCGGCGGAGCGCAAGAAGGACCCGTACATCGTGCTCGTGGGGCTCGACCTCTCGGAGCCGGGCGGCCGGGCCTGGCGATTCGCGTTTGATCTGGCGGAGCTGCGGGGCGAGGAGACCGAGATTCACGCCGTGGTGATCGGGGCGCGCGGCATGGCGCCGCAAATCAAGGACGTGGCGACGCCGCGCGTGTCGACCTCCCACGCGAGCGAGGCGAAGCTGCCGCCTTTGAAGGTGCTCGAACATCGCTCCGCGGGCGGGCAGGCGCGGCTCATGGCCATGCATTACCGGGACGGACGGCCGGACAAGGCGATCGTGAATCTGGCGCACGAGATCGGGGCGGATCTCATCGTCGTGGCGAGCCATCCGCCGAGCCGGCTCGAGCGCCTCTTCGGCGGCCCGCTCGCCGATCGTATCGCGCGCAATGCCCCGTGCCCCGTGGTGATCGTCCGCCCGAAGCGCGACGAGGACGACCCGGGCGTCGATCAATACGACCCGCGCCTGCGTTAAGGACGCTTCTTCTCGAGCTCGGCGCGCGAGACCCCTTCGGCGACGCCTCCCTCGCGCGGATCGGCGAAGCCGTAGACGGCGCCCGTCTGCGGGTCGACGAGGATGTCGTTCGCGTCGCCTTGCGTGAGGTTGCTCTGCTCGATCGTGTGTCCGCGGCGCGCGAGCTCGGCGAGCACCACGCGCGGCGGCGGGCGCTGTCGCTCGACGCGCAGTTTGTCCGGCTGGAACTGGTGGTGCAGCCGGCCGGTCGTGACGGCCTCGTCGATCGTCATGCCCCAGTCGACGAGGTTCCTGAAGACCTGGGCCACGGTGTTCGGGATCGTGTCGCCGCCCGGCGAGCCGAGCACCAGCGCGAGTTTTCCGCCCTGCGTGACGATGGTGGGCGACATCGAGGTCGCCATCCGCTTGCCCGGCGCGATGACGTTGGGGCCGTCCTTGGAGAAGCCGCCGAGGGCGTTGCCGAGCAGGACACCCGTCCCGGGCACGACGACCTTCGCGCCGAACCCCGCGGAGAGCGTGTACGTGCAAGCGACGGCGTTGCCCTCGGCGTCGACGATCGAGAAGTGCGTGGTCTCGGGCGACTCCTTTGCGCCTTCGGGCGCCGCGACGGCGAGCTGGGACGAGGGCGTGGCGCGCAGCGGATCGATCGGCGGCTTGCGGGTCGCGAGGTGCACGCCGGAGAGCAGCGAGGTGATCTTCGCGTCGAGGTCCTCGGGGCCGAAGTCCGGATCGGCCGCGACGAGCCTGCGCTCGGCGTACGCGCGCCGCGCGGCCTCGATGAAGAGGTGGTGCGCTTCGGCCGAGCTCGGCTCGTGCTCGTACGCCCGCGCGCGCTCGAGCGAGAGCATGATCTGCGCGAACGCGACGCCGCCCATCGACGGCGGCGGCGCCGTCTCGACGGAGAAACCTCGGTACGAGAAGCGCAGCGGCGCGCGCAGCTTCGCGCGGTAGCCGGCCATGTCCTTGGCCGTGACGTACCCGCCGCCCTTCTTCATCCACTCGTCGATCGCCCGCGCGAAAAACCCTTCGTAGAAGGCGCGCGGGCCCTCCTTCGAGATCGACTCGAGCGTGCGCGCGAGGTCGGGCTGGCGCACGCGTTCGCCCTCGCCGAGCGGCTTCTTGCCCTTGCCCCAGATCGCGCGGGCCGCAGGGTCGTGCTTCAGCTTGTTCCAGGCCCACGCGAGCGTGAGCGCTTGCCGCGGGCCGAGCGCGTGTCCCTTCTTCGCGAGCTCGATGGCGGGCGCGACGAGCTCGGCGAGCGGGCGCGTGCCGAACCTCTCGAGCGCGAGGGACAAACCCGCCACGGTGCCCGGCACGCCCGCCGAGCGCAGCCCGATGCCGCCGTCGTGATCGAGCATCGCGAGGACCTTCTCGGTCGTCGCGCCGGCGGCGGGCGCGGTCTCGCGGAAGTCGATGAAGTGCGCCTCGCCGTTCTTCAGGCGGACGAGCATCACGCCGCCGCCGCCGATGTTGCCCGCGGACGGGTGCGTGACGGCGAGCGCATAAGCGACGGCGACCGCGGCGTCGACGGCGTTGCCGCCGCGGCGCAGCACGCTCGTGCCGATCCGCGTGGCGTTTTTCTCGACGGACGTGACGAGCCCCGCCTCGCCCTTGACGGCGCGTTTTCCCCCCGCGCGGAGGACGACGGGTGGATCGGGCGGCGGCGGGGCCGGGTACGGATCGGGGGCGGGCGCGCTCGGGGCGGCGGAGGTCGCGGCGACGACGGCCGAGGGCGCCTGCGCAGAGGCGCTCGGGGCGGCGGCGGCTGCCGTAGCTTGGGGGGGAGGGGGCGCGGCGTCGTCGCGCGGCGCGGGCGTCTGGGCGACGCAGGCCGAGACGAGCGCCGCCGCGAGGAGGAGGGTTCTCGAACGCGCGGGCATCGACGGGGGGACTCTAGCCCAAGGTCCCCCGCGGCCGGCGATTACTTCTTCTGGCTCTTGCGGCGGCCGAGCGCGAGGCCGAAGGCCGCGATGGCGCCGAGGATGCCGGCCGCGCTGCTCGACGTGTTGCCCGGGCTCTGCGCGCACGAGACGCCCGCCTCGCCCTCGGCCGTGCAGCGGCCGCCGCTGCACTGCGCGTCGCCGCGCGCGTAACCCTCGACCTTGACCTGGAGGAGGCTCTCGAGCTGTGCGACGCACGAGTCGATCTGCTCACCGACGTCGACGTACTGGCCGTCGCAGAAGAGCGCGCCCTCGGGCCGCTGGCAGGCGACCTCGCAGCCGCCCTTGAGATCGGCCTCGCACTGCACGAACGCGTCGGCCTGGCAGTCGATCTGGCAGTCGATGTTGGCCTTGGCGTCGCAGGAGCCCGTGCAACACGCCTCGCACTGCGCCTTGCAGTTCGCGTCGGGCGGCGTGACGTCGCAACGCGCGTCGCACTCGCCGCCACACGTGGCCTCGCACGAGGCCTTGCACCGGGCGCTGTTCGGGTCGGCGGCGCAGGCGGCGTCGCAGTTCGCGCCGCAATCGGCGCGGCAGGAGGCGGAGCAGTCGAAGCTGCCGGGGTTGACCTCGCACTCCGCTTCACAACCACCCGTGCAGCCCGCCGTGCACTGCGCGTCGACCATCGCGGTGCACTGGCCGTTGCAGCCGATGTAGAGGTCGGCGGCGCACTGGACCTGGAAGCTCACGGGTTCGCAGGCGGCCGTGCAGCCGCCCGATACACGCATCTCACAGTTGGCGTTGGCGGAGAGCTCGATGCCGTTGCAGGCGTCGAGCCTGGCGGCGTCGGCCGAGGAAGCGAAGCCGAAGGTGGCGCCGGCGAG is part of the Polyangium spumosum genome and harbors:
- a CDS encoding universal stress protein, which gives rise to MVALAPSTVEPGPDSSAQDDEEATQPRLRAVSTPPPESAVRKVAPPAERKKDPYIVLVGLDLSEPGGRAWRFAFDLAELRGEETEIHAVVIGARGMAPQIKDVATPRVSTSHASEAKLPPLKVLEHRSAGGQARLMAMHYRDGRPDKAIVNLAHEIGADLIVVASHPPSRLERLFGGPLADRIARNAPCPVVIVRPKRDEDDPGVDQYDPRLR
- the ggt gene encoding gamma-glutamyltransferase; translated protein: MPARSRTLLLAAALVSACVAQTPAPRDDAAPPPPQATAAAAAPSASAQAPSAVVAATSAAPSAPAPDPYPAPPPPDPPVVLRAGGKRAVKGEAGLVTSVEKNATRIGTSVLRRGGNAVDAAVAVAYALAVTHPSAGNIGGGGVMLVRLKNGEAHFIDFRETAPAAGATTEKVLAMLDHDGGIGLRSAGVPGTVAGLSLALERFGTRPLAELVAPAIELAKKGHALGPRQALTLAWAWNKLKHDPAARAIWGKGKKPLGEGERVRQPDLARTLESISKEGPRAFYEGFFARAIDEWMKKGGGYVTAKDMAGYRAKLRAPLRFSYRGFSVETAPPPSMGGVAFAQIMLSLERARAYEHEPSSAEAHHLFIEAARRAYAERRLVAADPDFGPEDLDAKITSLLSGVHLATRKPPIDPLRATPSSQLAVAAPEGAKESPETTHFSIVDAEGNAVACTYTLSAGFGAKVVVPGTGVLLGNALGGFSKDGPNVIAPGKRMATSMSPTIVTQGGKLALVLGSPGGDTIPNTVAQVFRNLVDWGMTIDEAVTTGRLHHQFQPDKLRVERQRPPPRVVLAELARRGHTIEQSNLTQGDANDILVDPQTGAVYGFADPREGGVAEGVSRAELEKKRP
- a CDS encoding tetratricopeptide repeat protein yields the protein MTTSCPAAAEPSRRRPLRFIAPVLLGAAISIAQAPALASDPAAAEALFQVAKGLMEKKNYAEACPKFEASYKLDPAIGTKLNLADCLEKQGQLAKAWVAWGEARDQAKREGDKPREDLATRRQKEVDPRVPRLSVQVKGSVEGLVVYRDEVKLEPVTFGVPLPVDPGKHVVTLRRGKDVLKEESVESKEKGKDEVTLDATDVPPPTPEQIAEANAQAQMGRPDKPKPRPTTVRRSTGMLVGGIILGVVGGFVTIGGLVGAGAGGDGVAWGVTGFGALMLGGGITMGVIGNQRVKRQPEVTYTPQVFLGPGSVMVRGQF